The Streptomyces sp. NBC_01268 genome segment CCGCCGATGAGCCGGCTGTCCACGATGGAGACGATCCGCAGGGCCTCCGAGTCCACGCTCTCCTGGGCGCTGCTGGAGATGGTGCGGGACTCGACGATGACCAGGGAGACGCCGAAGACGGCGATGACGACGAGCACCACGGCGAGCGTGGAGTTGATCAGGCGGCGGCGCACGGAGGTCGGTGCCTAGCTCTTCTCGAAGCGGAAGCCGACGCCGCGGACCGTGGCGATGTAGCGGGGGTTGGCCGCGTCGTCGCCGAGCTTCTTGCGGAGCCAGGAGATGTGCATGTCGAGGGTCTTGGTGGAGGACCACCAGGTGGTGTCCCAGACCTCGCGCATGAGCTGGTCGCGGGTGACCACCCGGCCCGCGTCGCGGACCAGCACCCGGAGCAGGTCGAACTCCTTCGCGGTGAGCTGGAGCTCCTCGTCGCCCATCCAGGCGCGGTGCGACTCGACGTCGATCCGCACGCCGTGCGTGGTGGGGGCGACGGCCGGCTCGGTGGCGCCGCGCCGGAGCAGGGCCCGGACACGGGCGAGCAGCTCGGCGAGCCGGAAGGGCTTGGTGACGTAGTCGTCGGCGCCGGCGTCGAGGCCGACCACCGTGTCGACCTCGTCGGCGCGGGCGGTGAGGACCAGGATCGGCACCGCGTGGCCCTCGGCGCGCAGCCGGCGGGCGACCTCCAGGCCGTCCATGCCGGGCAGGCCCAGGTCGAGCACGACCAGGTCGATCCCGCCCTGGAGTCCGGCGTCGAGGGCGGTCGGGCCGTCCTCCCGCACCTCGACCTCGTATCCCTCCCGCCGCAGGGCGCGGGCCAGCGGTTCCGAGATGGAGGCGTCGTCCTCGGCGAGCAGTACACGGGTCATGGGGTGATGGTAGTCCGCACGGCGACGGTGCCGGGGCGTGATCCACCCGCCGTGCGCCACACCTGTGGATCTTGGCGCGTAACCTGCTGATGACCTTCGATTGGCGGAAGTTGGTTCCGTAGTCGCCTGTGATCCATCTCTCAAGTCCTTCCATATCCGGCACTGTCGTGTCGTATGGTGTCGAGAGTTCTGTAGCGGTAATCGGGGACCTTTGGCCGTGTTCGTCCGCCAAGGGTCTCTTTTCTGCACAAGGCGCGCCTCGGCAGTCTTGGGAACAGTGAACGACCTGTGGGCCGGGTCCTGGACGCGATGACGCGCCAGGGCGTGGATCCCGGGGAGGCGCGACCGCGCCTCGCCGGTGCCGGCCTCCCCCACCGGGCGCATCCCGCTCACGAAGCGCGCGTCCCGACAGAGCAAGGATCGACATGGCGTCCAGCCTGACGACGACTTCGACCGGAACCCCGGGTTCCGAGAAGACGTTCCTCGGCCACCCCCGTGGTCTGGCCACCCTCTTCTTCACCGAGATGTGGGAGCGTTTCTCCTACTACGGCATGAGGGCCCTTCTCGTCCTTTACCTGGTCTCCGGCGGCGCGGACGCGGCCACGGGCAGCCAGGGCGGCGGTCTCGCCATGACGGCCGCCACGGCCACGGCGATCTACTCCGTGTACGTGTCGATGGTCTACCTGATGGCCATGCCCGGTGGCTGGTTCGGCGACCGTGTCTGGGGCGCCCGCAAGACGGTCGCCATCGCCGGTTTCGTGATCATGGCGGGCCACGCCTCGCTGGCGATCCCGGGTCAGGCGGCGTTCTTCGCGGGTCTGGCGCTCGTCGCCGTCGGCTCCGGTCTGCTCAAGGCCAACATCTCGACGATGGTCGGCCACCTCTACAACGGCCCGGACGACCCGCGCCGTGACGGTGGCTTCACGCTCTTCTACATCGGCATCAACCTCGGCGCCTTCATCGCCCCGTTCGCCGTCGGCACGCTGGGCGAGAAGGTCAACTGGCACCTCGGCTTCGCGCTGGCCGCGATCGGCATGGGCGTCGGCCTCGCCTGCTTCCTGGCCTTCACCAAGAGCCTGAGCCCGAAGAGCAACATCGTCCCGAACCCGCTCTCCCCGGCGGAGCGCAAGGGCATCCTGGTCAAGGTCTCGCTCGTCGTCGTGCTCGCCGCCGTCTTCTACGGCGCCGTCGTCGCGCTCGGCATGTACACCCTGAACTGGGCGCTCGTCCCGATCACGCTCGCCGGCCTGATCATCCCGGTCGCGGTCCTCACGCGCATCAAGCGCGACAAGGAGCTCGACAAGAGCGAGCAGTCGCGGATGACCGGCTACATCTGGTTCTTCGTCGCCGCCGCCGTCTTCTGGATGATCTACGACCAGGGTGGCTCGACCCTGTCGCTCTTCGCCGACGGC includes the following:
- a CDS encoding response regulator transcription factor, which encodes MTRVLLAEDDASISEPLARALRREGYEVEVREDGPTALDAGLQGGIDLVVLDLGLPGMDGLEVARRLRAEGHAVPILVLTARADEVDTVVGLDAGADDYVTKPFRLAELLARVRALLRRGATEPAVAPTTHGVRIDVESHRAWMGDEELQLTAKEFDLLRVLVRDAGRVVTRDQLMREVWDTTWWSSTKTLDMHISWLRKKLGDDAANPRYIATVRGVGFRFEKS
- a CDS encoding peptide MFS transporter; this translates as MASSLTTTSTGTPGSEKTFLGHPRGLATLFFTEMWERFSYYGMRALLVLYLVSGGADAATGSQGGGLAMTAATATAIYSVYVSMVYLMAMPGGWFGDRVWGARKTVAIAGFVIMAGHASLAIPGQAAFFAGLALVAVGSGLLKANISTMVGHLYNGPDDPRRDGGFTLFYIGINLGAFIAPFAVGTLGEKVNWHLGFALAAIGMGVGLACFLAFTKSLSPKSNIVPNPLSPAERKGILVKVSLVVVLAAVFYGAVVALGMYTLNWALVPITLAGLIIPVAVLTRIKRDKELDKSEQSRMTGYIWFFVAAAVFWMIYDQGGSTLSLFADGKTSDTVFGLGFPATWYQSLNPLFVMALAPVFAWLWLWLARKNQEPNTIVKFAMGLVLVGASFFVFIVPMNMAGDGTKVSPMWLVSIYMIQTIGELCLSPVGLSVTTKMAPKKYASQMMGVWFLAVTAGDCTTGLLSLAGVDLNGTGIIAIQAAGAVLAGFAVFMYRKKVQALMGSVH